The following proteins are co-located in the Triplophysa dalaica isolate WHDGS20190420 chromosome 2, ASM1584641v1, whole genome shotgun sequence genome:
- the apela gene encoding apelin receptor early endogenous ligand, with protein sequence MRFFHPLCLLLLLLAALLVTSAEKKDFLNIRRKYRRHCPKKRCLPLHSRVPFP encoded by the exons ATGAGATTCTTCCATCCTCTGTGTCTTCTGTTGCTGCTTCTGGCAGCACTGCTCGTCACCAGCGCGGAGAAAAAAG ATTTTTTGAACATCAGGCGGAAATATCGCAGACATTGCCCGAAAAAGCGGTGTCTACCTCTTCACTCCAGAGTACCATTCCCTTGA